TTTTTTTATCGCCATATGATAAATCCGTTCGTTCTTCTAAAATTCGTGGTTCAATATTGGCAATATCATACTCGGGATTTTGCTTCCCAATCCAATTAAGTTCAAGTTTCTGTTTGTTAGTACTCATAACTCCCTTTTTATTCAAATAACTTTCCAGCTAATGGTAAAAAGCTCTTCTATCCTGATATTCTGCATTAGCTGGGCCTCTACCTTAGCAATCAAATTATCTTTTCGGCTATCCATCTCATCTTGCGATTCAAAGAGTTTTCTGCGCTTTTCGTTACGTTGCTTTTCCAGGTCCTTAATTACTCTCTGGGCTTTTAATTTTTCAGCCAAGTCCACAATCTTTTTGGCATTGGTCTTGGCGGTCTTAATATCAATATCAAGTTTTTTCAAGTCCAATTCCAGGGCTATTTTCATATCATCTGCCCATTTATCCAGCTTGTCAACCTCATTTTCAAAGAATTGACTGTTGCGCTCGGCGCTCTGAGTCGAAATCAGGTTAATTGTTTGTTGCTCCAATGTTTCCATTTTCTTTTTCTTGTCTTCGGAGATAGCGGTTTTTACTATACTTGTTTCAGCTGCCAAAGAGAAGCATTTTTTAGCGATATCCTGCACTATTAATTCACCTTTGTCATCCAGGGCAGAAATAATTACATGGTCTTCCGCCTCCAAGGCCTCTACCGTATAATTGCTGACTTTCATCACGCCGCTTTTGCCCACCAGTGGTTTTAGCACCGAGATAATGGTCGGGTTATTTGAATAGTTAAAAACCACTTCCGAGACACCCAAAGTCTTCTTCTTTACTTCATCCAAAATCATTTGTGCCAAAGGATGTCCGGGGCGAAAGATATGGGCATCCTCAATATTTTTGCCAATTTTATAGGGACCAGCGTCAATATGCTCGCCGGGAAAAGGATTGCTTTTGAGCATAAAGGAATATTCATGCTCTGCAAAGTCAGCGTTATTGCCTAAATAGTAACGGGATACTTCCCAAAGCCAGCGTTCGTAGGTATCCAGATATAACCTGCTTTCCTTTTCATTAACTCTGAGCTTTTCATGCACTTCGGTATCAAAGTTTTCCAGGAGCTTCTGCCTCGTATTTGATAAATTGCTCTGAATATTTTCGTCCATTTCTGCCTGGAGTCTATCAAAAGCATTATTAATTTCTTCCGTTGTCCGACAGGTCTGGTAAATATCAGCGACCCGCTTCTCGAAATCGACGCCGGAACCAATAGCACCCAACACTTCATCGCTGGCTCCAAATACGCCCTTAAATAGATTAAATTTCTGGTCCAGAAGCTCATAGACGCGCTGGTCCGCCGCATTTTTGCGGTTGACAAAATTGATGACCACCACATCGTGTTTCTGGCCGTAGCGGTGACAGCGGCCGATGCGCTGTTCTATTCTTTGTGGATTCCAGGGCAAATCATAATTTATTAGCAGCGAACAGAATTGCAAATTAACACCCTCAGCGCCAGCTTCAGTGGCAATCATAATATCGGCTTCGTTTTTGAAATACTCTATCAGGGCAGCGCGCAAATCAGCGGTTTTTGAGCCGGTGCTCTTATCTGTGTATTTATTTTTTCCTAACCACCTTTGATAAATTTCCTTTGATTTTTCATCATTGTTCGAGCCATTGAAAAGCACAATTTTGCCCATATAGCCATTCTCTGATAGCAACTTCATAAGATAGTTCTGGGTAATTGTGGACTCAGTAAAAATAATGGCTTTCCTTTGAGCACCAAGCTTGGCTGTCATTTCAAAGCCTTTTTTAAGGGCAATAAGCAAGGCATCCCCTTTGGAGTTTGTCCAAATAGCTTTGGCTAAGTCACGATACTTCTCCAAGTCGCCTTTTTCTTGTTCCATTAAAACTATGTCTGCTTCGGTATAAACTATCTTCTGCTTACCTTCGCCTGGCTCATCGTCACCCTCATCATCACTCCATTCATCAGCCAACTCATCATAATTTTCAAAATTCTGCTCAAGTCCTTCAATACCTGTTTCCTTTTCAGTTATTTGCTTGTGGGCGTCATCAAGAAGCTTTGTTATTTTATACGCCAAGCCATTGAGCGTGCTGGCGATGGCAAATGATGAAGAGGCGAGAAGCTTGCGCAAAACAAGCGATATTAGCTGGCGCTGGCTGGCCGGGAGCGCATACAATTTCCTCCGCTGTAGATACTCGGACATGCCATCATATAGTTCGATTTCCTGCTCTGTTGGTATATAATCTTCGGTAAGTGCAATACGATTTGT
Above is a window of Candidatus Brocadiia bacterium DNA encoding:
- a CDS encoding SNF2-related protein — translated: MVTAYHAKYFAYELTKRCASDSLEKLSATLSNAQVDLNPHQIEAALFAFRSPLSRGAILADEVGLGKTIEAGLVLSQKWAERKRKILLIVPSSLRKQWNAELQEKFFLPSIILETKSFNQYIKDGNLNPFNQEDVIVISSYHFARAKSEYIKQTKWDLAVIDEAHHLRNVYKSSNKIAKEIKSALSEIPKILLTATPLQNSLLELYGLVSFIDDHVFGDVKSFKTNYGRVSREQDVYENENGLIEPKQEMFAELRDRLKPLCTRTLRRQVLEYINFTNRIALTEDYIPTEQEIELYDGMSEYLQRRKLYALPASQRQLISLVLRKLLASSSFAIASTLNGLAYKITKLLDDAHKQITEKETGIEGLEQNFENYDELADEWSDDEGDDEPGEGKQKIVYTEADIVLMEQEKGDLEKYRDLAKAIWTNSKGDALLIALKKGFEMTAKLGAQRKAIIFTESTITQNYLMKLLSENGYMGKIVLFNGSNNDEKSKEIYQRWLGKNKYTDKSTGSKTADLRAALIEYFKNEADIMIATEAGAEGVNLQFCSLLINYDLPWNPQRIEQRIGRCHRYGQKHDVVVINFVNRKNAADQRVYELLDQKFNLFKGVFGASDEVLGAIGSGVDFEKRVADIYQTCRTTEEINNAFDRLQAEMDENIQSNLSNTRQKLLENFDTEVHEKLRVNEKESRLYLDTYERWLWEVSRYYLGNNADFAEHEYSFMLKSNPFPGEHIDAGPYKIGKNIEDAHIFRPGHPLAQMILDEVKKKTLGVSEVVFNYSNNPTIISVLKPLVGKSGVMKVSNYTVEALEAEDHVIISALDDKGELIVQDIAKKCFSLAAETSIVKTAISEDKKKKMETLEQQTINLISTQSAERNSQFFENEVDKLDKWADDMKIALELDLKKLDIDIKTAKTNAKKIVDLAEKLKAQRVIKDLEKQRNEKRRKLFESQDEMDSRKDNLIAKVEAQLMQNIRIEELFTISWKVI